The proteins below come from a single Parageobacillus toebii NBRC 107807 genomic window:
- a CDS encoding 1,2-dihydroxy-3-keto-5-methylthiopentene dioxygenase, with protein sequence MAVIKVRKTGEVIEGEENVRSFLNKQGVLYEHWDINKLPEHLRNKYVLTDEEKEEILATFKEEIEDLAARRGYKTWDIVALSDATPNLDELLKKFEQVHIHTEDEVRAITAGHGIFIIKGDSETGYFDVELEAGDVISVPEGNPHYFTLMDDRQVVAVRLFIDPSGWVAHPYEEKEEVGQ encoded by the coding sequence ATGGCAGTAATCAAAGTGAGAAAAACAGGAGAAGTGATTGAAGGGGAAGAAAATGTCCGCAGCTTTTTAAACAAACAAGGCGTGTTGTACGAGCATTGGGACATTAACAAACTGCCGGAACATTTGCGCAACAAATATGTATTGACCGACGAAGAAAAAGAGGAAATTTTGGCGACGTTTAAAGAAGAAATTGAAGATTTGGCGGCGAGAAGAGGCTACAAAACTTGGGATATCGTCGCCTTATCGGATGCGACGCCGAATTTGGATGAACTGTTGAAAAAGTTTGAACAAGTGCACATTCATACGGAAGACGAAGTGCGCGCTATTACTGCTGGCCATGGCATTTTTATCATCAAAGGGGACAGCGAAACAGGGTATTTTGATGTCGAGCTTGAAGCGGGCGATGTCATTTCTGTGCCGGAAGGAAACCCGCATTATTTCACCTTAATGGATGACCGCCAAGTCGTCGCTGTCCGCCTGTTTATCGATCCGTCCGGCTGGGTTGCCCATCCGTATGAAGAAAAAGAAGAAGTAGGCCAGTAA
- a CDS encoding ZIP family metal transporter, giving the protein MKQVFIGSILSALSTGLGAIPILFLAKSITHRWRDILLAFSAGIMMAASMMSLIPEALQAGSFFTLTIGLFFGVLILTILEMTVPHIDLEHTKKGIQFDEKAMLIIAAITLHNIPEGLSVGVSYASNVSETGNLIALAIGLQNAPEGFLVALFLIHQQIGRWKAFIIATLTGAVEIVTSLLGFYLTSFFRELVPYGLAFAAGAMLFIIYKELIPESHGDGNERTSTYSFIIGILFMIFLVESF; this is encoded by the coding sequence ATGAAACAAGTATTCATTGGGAGTATACTTTCCGCGTTATCCACTGGATTAGGTGCGATCCCAATTTTATTTTTGGCGAAATCGATTACTCACCGCTGGCGGGACATATTGCTGGCGTTTTCAGCTGGAATTATGATGGCGGCTTCCATGATGAGTTTAATTCCTGAAGCATTACAGGCAGGCAGTTTTTTCACTTTAACAATCGGGTTATTTTTTGGAGTCCTTATTTTAACCATTTTGGAAATGACGGTTCCGCATATTGATTTAGAACATACAAAAAAAGGAATTCAGTTTGATGAAAAAGCGATGCTCATTATTGCAGCCATTACGTTACATAACATTCCAGAAGGATTGTCGGTCGGGGTCAGCTATGCTTCGAACGTATCGGAAACAGGTAATTTAATCGCGCTAGCCATTGGATTACAAAACGCTCCGGAAGGATTTTTAGTCGCGCTTTTTTTAATTCATCAACAGATTGGAAGATGGAAGGCATTTATCATCGCTACACTTACAGGAGCGGTTGAAATCGTGACATCACTTCTCGGATTTTATTTAACATCCTTTTTTCGCGAGCTCGTCCCGTATGGCCTTGCATTCGCCGCAGGTGCAATGTTGTTTATTATTTATAAAGAACTCATTCCGGAAAGCCACGGGGATGGAAATGAGCGGACATCTACCTATTCGTTTATCATTGGCATATTATTTATGATTTTTTTAGTAGAATCGTTTTAA
- a CDS encoding MarR family winged helix-turn-helix transcriptional regulator, which yields MTREKDIEQSLKLFIVLSRAYRSVGDQVNKSIQSFGVNPTEFAVLELLYHKGDQPLQQIGGKILLASGSITYVIDKLEQKGLIVRKACETDRRVTYASITEKGRAFIEKVFPEHAQTIHETVSGLTPEEKEQAIALLKKLGYGAKRE from the coding sequence ATGACGAGGGAGAAAGACATTGAACAATCGCTAAAATTGTTTATCGTATTATCAAGAGCATATCGATCTGTCGGCGATCAAGTGAATAAGTCGATTCAATCATTTGGCGTGAATCCGACGGAGTTTGCGGTCTTAGAATTGCTTTACCATAAAGGGGATCAGCCGTTGCAGCAAATTGGCGGAAAAATTTTGCTCGCTAGCGGCAGCATTACATATGTAATAGACAAGTTGGAGCAAAAAGGGTTAATTGTGCGAAAAGCATGTGAAACAGACCGCCGTGTCACATATGCTTCGATTACGGAAAAGGGAAGAGCGTTTATCGAAAAGGTTTTCCCAGAGCATGCGCAAACGATTCACGAAACCGTTTCCGGCTTGACTCCTGAAGAAAAGGAACAGGCGATTGCGTTATTGAAAAAGCTGGGATACGGTGCAAAAAGAGAATAG
- a CDS encoding amino acid permease yields MQQQKLGLWLLTALVVGNMVGSGIFMLPRSLAEAASPLGVIFAWLLTGGGVLMTALVFGNLAIRKPELNGGPQIYAKELFPKGSNISILSGFMSSWGYWIGNFAGNVAIITTFTSYLSTFFPILTSKQTLFSIGSLDVKLGNLLTFLICTALLWGMHFIILRGIEDAGKLNFVATAAKVLGFFLFIIIALFAFEKSNIGSFVAPRYDDAGHSIGLLSQIKNAAVSTLWAFIGVESAIVFASRARKQADVKRATILGLLIALAIYIGISILVMGVLPQKELIQSEKPLVDAIVTILGPSGGYVLAGLGLISLLGSTLGWVLLSAEVPYQAAKQGLFIPAFLKENKKKVPSFSLVLSNGLAQIFIFSTISNSMSTAFDFVIYIATLAYLVPYFIASVFQLKLALTGETYKETARGRIIDGVIAAFATIYSIWVIIAGTADIKTFMLGVILLLSGIFFYPQVKKAAQQSEETQKMSA; encoded by the coding sequence TTGCAACAGCAAAAACTTGGATTATGGTTATTAACGGCGCTTGTCGTTGGAAATATGGTGGGATCGGGAATTTTTATGCTGCCGCGCTCGCTAGCGGAAGCGGCAAGCCCGCTTGGTGTTATTTTCGCGTGGTTATTAACGGGCGGCGGGGTATTAATGACCGCGCTCGTATTCGGTAATTTGGCGATTCGCAAACCGGAACTAAACGGCGGGCCGCAGATTTATGCGAAAGAATTGTTTCCGAAAGGCTCGAACATCTCGATCCTATCTGGCTTTATGTCTTCATGGGGATATTGGATTGGCAACTTTGCCGGCAACGTGGCGATTATTACGACGTTTACCAGCTATTTATCAACGTTTTTTCCAATTTTAACAAGCAAACAAACGTTATTTTCCATCGGCTCTCTTGATGTAAAGCTTGGGAACTTGTTGACGTTTCTTATATGTACCGCATTGTTATGGGGAATGCATTTCATCATTTTGCGCGGCATCGAAGACGCGGGAAAGCTAAACTTTGTCGCTACCGCGGCAAAAGTGCTCGGATTTTTCCTATTTATCATTATCGCTTTATTTGCGTTTGAAAAAAGCAACATTGGCTCGTTTGTTGCCCCGCGTTATGATGATGCAGGGCATTCGATTGGATTATTAAGTCAAATCAAGAATGCGGCTGTATCGACATTATGGGCGTTTATCGGCGTCGAATCAGCGATTGTTTTTGCATCGCGTGCGCGCAAACAAGCCGACGTCAAGCGTGCGACAATCCTTGGCTTGTTGATTGCTCTTGCGATTTATATCGGCATTAGCATCCTTGTCATGGGAGTATTGCCGCAAAAAGAACTCATTCAATCAGAAAAACCGCTTGTAGATGCCATTGTCACGATTTTAGGCCCAAGCGGCGGCTACGTTCTTGCTGGACTTGGATTGATCAGCTTGCTCGGCTCCACGCTCGGTTGGGTGTTATTAAGCGCTGAAGTGCCGTATCAAGCGGCAAAACAAGGTCTGTTTATTCCAGCGTTTTTAAAGGAAAATAAAAAGAAAGTACCAAGCTTTTCTTTGGTTCTTTCGAATGGATTGGCGCAAATTTTTATTTTCTCAACCATTTCTAATTCGATGTCAACGGCGTTTGACTTTGTCATTTACATTGCGACATTGGCGTATCTTGTCCCGTATTTTATCGCCTCTGTCTTCCAATTGAAACTGGCGCTGACCGGCGAAACGTACAAGGAGACGGCGCGGGGCCGCATCATCGATGGGGTGATCGCTGCTTTTGCGACTATCTATTCCATCTGGGTCATCATCGCCGGCACCGCGGATATCAAAACGTTTATGCTTGGGGTCATCCTGCTTCTAAGCGGCATCTTCTTCTATCCGCAAGTGAAAAAAGCGGCACAGCAATCAGAGGAAACACAAAAAATGTCGGCATAA
- a CDS encoding M3 family oligoendopeptidase, which yields MKFSEFRYERPNIEKLKASFQQALQSFQKASSAEEQDEAMKEINKLRNDFSTMAQICYIRHTIDTNDEFYKQEQDFFDEVEPIVKGLVNDYYRALVSSPFRSQLEEKWGKQLFALAETELKTYSPDIVEDLQLENKLTSEYTKLVASAKIFFEGEERTLAQLQPFVESPDREMRKRASEARFAFFQEHEEKFDEIYDQLVKVRTAIAQKLGFKNFVELGYARLGRTDYNAEMVAKFRKQVEKHIVPIAVKLRERQRARIGVEKLKYYDEAFVFPTGNPTPKGDANWIIENGKKMYEELSPETGEFFRYMIDHELMDLVAKKGKAGGGYCTYIENYKAPFIFSNFTGTSGDIDVLTHEAGHAFQVYESRHYEIPEYIWPTLEACEIHSMSMEFFTWPWMKLFFGEDAEKYKFYHLSDALLFLPYGVAVDEFQHFVYENPNATPAERKQAWRKIEKKYMPTRDYDGNDYLERGGFWQRQSHIYTNAFYYIDYTLAQICAFQFWKRSRENYEEAWNDYLTLCRQGGSKPFTELVRAANLISPFEDGCVQSVVGEIEGWLNSVDDQSL from the coding sequence TTGAAATTTTCTGAGTTTCGTTATGAACGGCCGAATATAGAGAAGCTGAAAGCATCATTTCAACAAGCGCTGCAATCGTTCCAAAAGGCAAGCAGCGCAGAAGAACAGGATGAGGCGATGAAGGAAATTAATAAGCTTCGCAACGATTTCAGCACGATGGCGCAAATTTGCTATATTCGCCATACGATTGATACGAACGATGAGTTTTATAAGCAGGAGCAAGATTTTTTCGATGAAGTTGAGCCAATTGTTAAAGGGCTTGTGAACGATTATTACCGTGCGCTTGTTTCGTCTCCGTTCCGTTCGCAGCTTGAAGAAAAATGGGGGAAACAGTTATTTGCGCTCGCTGAGACGGAATTAAAAACGTATTCTCCAGACATTGTGGAAGATCTGCAGCTGGAAAATAAGCTGACGAGCGAATATACGAAATTGGTCGCTTCGGCAAAAATTTTCTTTGAAGGGGAAGAACGGACGTTAGCGCAGCTGCAGCCGTTTGTCGAATCGCCGGACCGCGAGATGCGCAAGCGGGCGAGTGAGGCGCGTTTTGCCTTTTTCCAAGAACATGAGGAGAAGTTCGATGAAATTTACGATCAGCTTGTGAAAGTGCGCACCGCCATCGCGCAAAAGCTCGGATTTAAAAACTTCGTGGAACTCGGTTATGCCCGTCTTGGACGGACTGATTACAACGCCGAGATGGTCGCGAAATTCCGCAAACAAGTCGAAAAGCATATCGTTCCAATTGCTGTGAAGCTTCGCGAGCGGCAGCGGGCGCGCATCGGTGTCGAGAAGCTGAAATATTATGATGAAGCGTTTGTTTTTCCAACCGGCAATCCAACGCCAAAAGGGGACGCAAACTGGATTATTGAAAACGGGAAAAAGATGTACGAAGAACTGTCGCCGGAAACAGGCGAGTTTTTCCGGTATATGATCGATCATGAACTAATGGACCTCGTTGCGAAAAAAGGAAAAGCAGGCGGCGGCTATTGCACCTATATCGAAAATTATAAAGCGCCGTTTATTTTCTCGAACTTTACCGGCACATCCGGAGACATCGACGTGCTTACCCATGAGGCGGGGCACGCGTTTCAAGTGTATGAAAGCCGCCATTACGAAATTCCGGAATACATCTGGCCGACCTTGGAGGCATGCGAAATTCATTCGATGAGCATGGAATTTTTCACATGGCCGTGGATGAAGTTATTCTTCGGGGAAGATGCGGAAAAATATAAATTCTATCATTTGAGCGATGCTTTATTATTTTTGCCGTATGGCGTAGCGGTGGACGAATTTCAGCATTTTGTATACGAAAATCCGAACGCGACGCCGGCGGAACGGAAGCAAGCATGGCGGAAGATTGAAAAGAAATATATGCCGACACGAGACTATGACGGCAACGATTATTTAGAACGCGGCGGCTTTTGGCAGCGGCAAAGCCATATTTATACGAACGCATTCTACTATATCGACTATACACTTGCGCAAATTTGCGCCTTCCAATTTTGGAAACGTTCGCGTGAAAACTATGAAGAGGCGTGGAATGATTATTTAACCTTATGCCGTCAAGGCGGAAGCAAGCCGTTTACCGAATTGGTCCGCGCCGCCAACCTCATTTCGCCGTTTGAAGACGGATGCGTTCAATCGGTAGTCGGCGAGATCGAGGGATGGTTGAATAGTGTTGACGATCAGAGCTTATAG
- a CDS encoding HepT-like ribonuclease domain-containing protein: MDYESFLDNELVCDAVIKNILVIGEAAKNIPQEIRQKNSQIEWSKIAGVRDMMIHGYVSVNYRIVWDMVINKIPVLNRILRSC, translated from the coding sequence ATGGATTATGAATCTTTTTTAGATAATGAACTTGTATGTGATGCGGTTATTAAAAACATATTGGTGATTGGTGAAGCGGCGAAAAACATTCCACAAGAAATAAGGCAGAAGAATTCACAGATTGAGTGGAGCAAGATAGCAGGTGTGCGTGATATGATGATCCACGGCTATGTTTCTGTCAATTATCGTATCGTCTGGGATATGGTAATCAATAAAATTCCAGTACTTAACAGGATATTGAGAAGTTGTTGA
- a CDS encoding GNAT family N-acetyltransferase, with product MNVRKATLDDAHAIAIVHVESWKTTYEGIVPAEYLAQLSVSEKEQLWKRGLQQQKHYIFVVEEDGNVCGFISGGKNRSTQGKEAEYEGEIYAIYLLKEAQGKGYGTKLVKALVDDFQRDGIRSMVVWVLADNPSRRFYERLGGEKIAEEVVDIGGKKLTEWCYGWKSIEYFA from the coding sequence ATGAATGTTCGCAAAGCAACGCTCGATGATGCGCACGCCATCGCCATCGTGCATGTCGAAAGCTGGAAAACGACATATGAAGGGATTGTGCCTGCGGAGTATTTGGCGCAATTAAGCGTAAGCGAAAAAGAACAGCTTTGGAAAAGAGGATTGCAGCAACAGAAGCATTATATTTTTGTCGTTGAAGAAGATGGAAACGTATGTGGATTTATTTCCGGGGGTAAAAACCGCTCCACACAAGGAAAAGAAGCGGAGTATGAAGGGGAAATATACGCGATTTATTTGTTGAAAGAAGCTCAAGGGAAAGGATACGGAACGAAGCTTGTCAAAGCGCTAGTGGATGATTTTCAACGTGATGGGATTCGTTCTATGGTCGTGTGGGTGCTTGCCGATAATCCATCGCGCCGATTTTACGAGAGGCTAGGAGGCGAGAAAATCGCTGAGGAAGTCGTTGATATCGGTGGGAAAAAGCTGACGGAATGGTGCTATGGATGGAAAAGCATTGAATATTTCGCATAA
- a CDS encoding ABC transporter ATP-binding protein: MSGKPCIRMEHVSKRFGKKTVIEDVSLDVYGGEIFGMLGPSGAGKTTIVKMIAGIDEATHGTIHVLNTKMPNLQVMKRIGFMAQSDALYGELTVLENLQFFASIYGLKGKKQKQRIHEVMELVNLTDHIKKPVHQYSGGMKRRLSLAISLLHEPEVLLLDEPTVGIDPVLRQAIWEELDRIRQNGTTIVVTTHVMDEAEKCQRLAMIRDGRLIAVGSPAELKKETGSQTIEQAFLYFGGARQ, encoded by the coding sequence GTGTCCGGGAAGCCGTGTATTCGTATGGAACATGTTTCGAAGCGTTTTGGGAAAAAGACGGTTATTGAAGACGTATCACTTGACGTATACGGAGGAGAAATTTTCGGGATGCTTGGACCTTCGGGAGCGGGAAAAACGACGATTGTCAAAATGATTGCCGGCATTGACGAAGCTACTCATGGAACCATTCATGTGTTAAATACGAAGATGCCGAATCTTCAAGTGATGAAGCGAATCGGTTTTATGGCACAGTCCGATGCGTTATATGGCGAATTAACGGTATTAGAAAATTTGCAGTTTTTCGCTTCGATTTATGGGCTAAAAGGGAAAAAGCAAAAGCAACGCATCCACGAGGTGATGGAGCTTGTCAATCTGACAGACCATATCAAAAAGCCCGTCCATCAATATTCGGGAGGGATGAAACGGCGATTGTCGCTGGCGATATCTTTGCTGCATGAACCGGAGGTGCTACTTTTGGACGAGCCGACGGTTGGCATTGATCCTGTGCTTCGTCAGGCAATTTGGGAGGAACTAGACAGAATCCGCCAAAATGGAACAACGATTGTAGTGACGACCCATGTCATGGATGAAGCCGAGAAATGCCAGCGCCTCGCCATGATTCGCGATGGCCGTCTTATTGCCGTCGGAAGTCCGGCAGAGTTAAAGAAAGAGACGGGCTCACAAACTATTGAACAAGCATTTTTATATTTTGGAGGTGCACGGCAATGA
- a CDS encoding ABC transporter permease has protein sequence MRVWAIVVRIIRQFFRDKRTLALMIVAPMFVLFLMNLVFNGEEYKPAIAVNKNVPEIVVEKLAKYDADVKELTKATARKQLEKQQIDAFMEMDEGAPEITLEGSDPTVNKAVLMTVQKALQELAPQTRSLQLKTTYLHGSEDMELFDNFGPVLIGFFVFFFVFLIAGVSFLRERTGGTLERLLATPLRRFEIVAGYIIGFGLFTTLQASLIAWFAVDILDMMMEGSFVYVLLITFLLAMTALTLGTLLSAFANNELQMMQFIPLVVVPQIFFSGLFNLDTMAEWLRSLSVVMPLTYGADALREIMIRGTGWNEIAKDVYVLLGFAVLFMILNVVALKKYRKL, from the coding sequence ATGAGAGTTTGGGCCATTGTGGTACGCATCATCCGCCAGTTTTTCCGTGATAAACGAACGCTTGCGTTAATGATTGTGGCTCCCATGTTTGTGCTATTTTTAATGAATCTTGTGTTTAATGGAGAGGAGTATAAACCAGCGATTGCCGTTAATAAAAACGTTCCGGAAATTGTTGTGGAGAAGTTAGCGAAATACGATGCTGATGTTAAAGAACTTACGAAAGCAACAGCTCGTAAACAGCTGGAAAAACAGCAAATTGATGCGTTTATGGAAATGGATGAAGGAGCACCGGAAATTACGTTAGAAGGAAGCGATCCTACTGTTAATAAAGCGGTGCTTATGACTGTGCAAAAAGCGCTTCAAGAATTAGCTCCGCAAACACGATCGTTGCAATTGAAAACAACGTACTTGCACGGTTCAGAAGACATGGAACTATTCGATAATTTCGGTCCTGTGTTAATTGGTTTTTTCGTTTTCTTTTTCGTCTTCTTAATCGCCGGTGTTTCTTTCCTCCGCGAACGTACGGGAGGAACGCTCGAACGCTTGCTGGCGACACCGCTTCGACGCTTTGAAATCGTGGCTGGCTATATTATTGGATTTGGTTTATTTACGACATTGCAAGCGAGCTTGATTGCTTGGTTTGCTGTTGATATTCTTGACATGATGATGGAAGGTTCTTTTGTATACGTGCTATTGATTACATTTTTATTGGCGATGACCGCGTTAACATTAGGAACGCTGCTGTCCGCTTTTGCGAATAATGAACTGCAAATGATGCAGTTTATCCCGCTTGTCGTCGTACCGCAAATTTTCTTCTCTGGCTTGTTTAATTTAGATACGATGGCCGAATGGCTTCGTTCGCTAAGCGTGGTTATGCCGCTGACGTACGGGGCGGATGCGCTGCGGGAAATTATGATCCGCGGCACTGGCTGGAACGAAATCGCCAAAGACGTATATGTTTTACTTGGTTTTGCTGTATTGTTTATGATATTAAATGTAGTGGCATTAAAAAAATATCGAAAATTGTAA
- a CDS encoding TetR/AcrR family transcriptional regulator, whose amino-acid sequence MNEQQWLKELLKLNEEDVKLSEKQIKILEAAIEMFAEKGYAATSTSEIAKKAGVAEGTIFRHYKTKKDLLLAIVTPTLFQSVAPFLAKEFVKEVFDSQYQSYEEFIRVLLKNRYEFVKKYLPAIRVFWQEIAFHEEIKEQLQRVFTVHVYQKFKQIVEYFQTKGEIAAIPVDSVIRMTITTIAGFLVTRFIVLPDYEWDDEAEMERTIQFLMNGLAKKTPNS is encoded by the coding sequence ATGAACGAGCAGCAGTGGCTGAAGGAACTGTTGAAACTAAATGAGGAAGATGTGAAGCTTAGTGAAAAACAAATCAAAATTTTAGAAGCGGCGATTGAAATGTTCGCGGAAAAAGGCTATGCCGCCACTTCGACAAGCGAAATCGCCAAGAAGGCGGGCGTGGCGGAAGGGACGATTTTCCGCCATTATAAAACGAAAAAGGATTTGCTGCTGGCGATTGTCACTCCGACGCTATTTCAATCCGTCGCCCCATTTTTAGCAAAAGAGTTTGTCAAAGAAGTGTTCGATAGTCAGTATCAAAGCTATGAAGAGTTCATCCGCGTTCTTTTGAAAAACCGCTATGAATTTGTGAAAAAATACTTGCCGGCGATCCGTGTTTTCTGGCAGGAAATCGCGTTTCATGAGGAGATTAAGGAACAGCTTCAGCGCGTTTTTACGGTACACGTATATCAAAAATTTAAGCAAATTGTGGAATATTTTCAAACGAAAGGTGAAATTGCCGCAATTCCCGTTGATTCGGTCATCCGCATGACGATCACGACGATTGCCGGATTTTTGGTGACGCGGTTTATCGTGTTGCCGGATTATGAATGGGATGATGAAGCGGAAATGGAACGGACGATTCAGTTTTTAATGAACGGTCTTGCGAAAAAAACGCCTAATTCTTAG
- a CDS encoding PadR family transcriptional regulator, translating to MMENKDIDKWIVQLRKGVFELAILSLISQRPMYGYEITNDLKRVPIFHLADGAIYPILKRLSKQGWVLSYWEDSEEGPKRKYYQITQEGERILKQRWQHYEQLYDVLRSMVEGSIE from the coding sequence ATGATGGAGAATAAAGATATTGATAAATGGATTGTCCAACTTAGAAAAGGTGTTTTTGAATTGGCTATCTTATCCTTGATAAGCCAACGACCAATGTATGGTTATGAAATAACTAATGATTTAAAGAGAGTACCTATATTCCATCTGGCAGATGGAGCAATTTATCCGATTTTAAAAAGATTATCAAAACAAGGATGGGTTCTTTCTTATTGGGAAGATTCTGAAGAAGGACCCAAACGGAAATATTATCAAATTACTCAGGAAGGGGAGAGAATTTTAAAACAACGTTGGCAACATTATGAGCAGCTATACGATGTTCTAAGAAGTATGGTGGAAGGGAGTATAGAATAA
- a CDS encoding HAAS signaling domain-containing protein: protein MPRDITHPLIEDYLDKLNKGLKNLPNSERRQYIFEVRDHIYNQLNEKINQGMNIDQAVQNTLCEFLPPNQLAKEILQESQGDDGFFSNRGDIFFHYGLIATVGSFGGLSIPVYKGELNVGVILPFIISLIIGILLLNSKVITLNERQLKNLKWVSRILIGFLSVPLSFFSIRIIKDNSINFFSLNYLIILILADLLVYMFLRKLFYHQQLENY from the coding sequence ATGCCCAGAGATATCACCCATCCTTTAATTGAAGATTATTTAGATAAGTTAAACAAAGGATTAAAAAATTTGCCAAATAGCGAGCGTAGACAATATATATTTGAAGTTCGAGATCATATATATAATCAACTGAATGAAAAAATAAATCAAGGGATGAACATTGATCAGGCGGTTCAAAATACATTATGTGAATTTTTGCCACCTAACCAACTTGCTAAAGAGATTCTTCAAGAAAGTCAGGGGGATGATGGTTTCTTTTCCAATAGAGGTGACATCTTCTTTCATTATGGATTGATAGCTACAGTGGGTTCATTTGGAGGATTATCAATTCCTGTATATAAAGGGGAGTTAAATGTTGGTGTAATATTACCCTTTATAATTTCTTTAATTATAGGAATTTTATTACTTAATTCTAAGGTTATTACATTGAACGAAAGACAATTAAAAAACTTAAAATGGGTATCTCGAATATTAATAGGATTTTTAAGTGTCCCCTTATCTTTTTTCTCTATTAGAATAATAAAAGATAATAGTATTAACTTCTTCTCTTTAAACTATTTGATTATACTTATTTTAGCCGATTTATTGGTATACATGTTTCTTAGAAAATTATTTTACCACCAACAGTTAGAAAATTATTAG
- a CDS encoding IS3 family transposase (programmed frameshift) — protein sequence MKKRAFDKEYKIQAVELCLEGDKSIAQVAKELGLAYNTLHRWVKEYKESDGKSFVGSGHIKPQNQEIIELSRRNQELEEELAILKKKGTRHLHQKPEVIYAFIFQHRNEFLVVKMCQVLGVSRSGYYDWLKRAKSKQKERKEQLTQQIRNEYLKSRKIYGSPKITQELHKQGIRVSQKTVARIMSEEGLRSITVRKFKATTNSNHPYNVYDNLLKQNFQATAPNEVWMADITYIPTDEGWLYLASIMDLYTRKIVGWYIDTRMTKELVIKALQRALNNEKPTGRVLHHSDRGSQYASNDYQQLLQEHHFQVSMSRRGNCYDNACIESFHSLIKKECIYLNRFRTRKEAKQAIFEYIECFYNRKRSHSALGYVSPCEFEAAYYANQRKVAA from the exons ATGAAAAAGAGAGCATTTGATAAAGAGTACAAGATTCAAGCGGTTGAGTTATGCTTGGAGGGGGACAAGTCCATCGCTCAAGTGGCAAAAGAGTTAGGTTTGGCTTACAACACTCTTCACCGTTGGGTTAAAGAATACAAAGAAAGCGACGGAAAGAGTTTTGTGGGTTCAGGTCATATCAAGCCGCAAAATCAAGAAATCATTGAATTAAGCCGTCGTAATCAAGAATTGGAGGAGGAATTAGCGATCCTAAA AAAAAAAGGCACTAGGCATCTTCACCAGAAACCAGAAGTAATTTACGCGTTCATTTTTCAACACCGAAACGAATTTCTTGTTGTGAAGATGTGTCAAGTGCTCGGTGTTTCAAGAAGTGGGTATTACGATTGGCTCAAGCGCGCGAAAAGTAAACAGAAAGAACGAAAAGAACAACTAACTCAACAGATTCGAAATGAGTATCTAAAGTCCCGTAAGATTTACGGAAGCCCAAAAATTACGCAAGAACTACATAAACAAGGGATTCGTGTGTCTCAAAAGACGGTCGCTCGCATCATGAGCGAAGAAGGATTGAGATCCATTACCGTCCGTAAATTCAAAGCCACTACGAACAGCAACCATCCTTACAACGTATATGACAATCTATTGAAACAAAACTTCCAAGCAACGGCTCCGAATGAAGTATGGATGGCGGATATTACGTACATTCCTACCGACGAAGGTTGGTTGTATTTAGCGAGCATCATGGATTTATATACTCGCAAGATTGTAGGATGGTATATCGATACACGAATGACGAAAGAGTTAGTCATCAAAGCGTTACAACGAGCGTTAAACAACGAGAAACCAACAGGGAGAGTCCTTCATCACTCGGATCGTGGGAGCCAATATGCTTCGAATGATTATCAACAGCTCTTACAGGAACATCATTTTCAAGTGAGCATGTCGAGACGTGGAAACTGTTACGACAATGCTTGTATCGAGTCATTTCATAGCCTCATCAAGAAAGAGTGTATTTATCTGAATCGATTCCGCACGCGAAAAGAAGCGAAACAAGCCATTTTTGAGTACATCGAATGCTTCTACAACCGTAAAAGAAGTCATTCCGCCCTTGGCTATGTATCGCCATGTGAATTTGAGGCTGCTTACTACGCTAATCAGAGAAAAGTAGCTGCCTAA